A segment of the Psilocybe cubensis strain MGC-MH-2018 chromosome 5, whole genome shotgun sequence genome:
TACATTCACCTGGATAACCCCTCTCTTAAGTCTAGGCTATGCTCGTCCTTTGGAAGCTACCGATCTCTACAAACTACAACCTGACCGTGGGGCAGCTCATATCGCGCATCTTATCACTGAATCGTTTGACCGTCGTACCCAAAAGGCTAACGACTACAATACCAAGTTGGCCAACGGCGAAATCGGCCCTGGTATAAAGGGCATCTGGTGGTCAATTCAAGGGAAACGCCAGGAAAAGGAAGCGGAATGGAGGCAAAAAACAGGCAAGAAGAAAGCCAGTTTAGTTTGGGCGCTAAACGACAGTGTAATGTGGTGGTTTTGGTCGGCTggccttctcaaagtcgtCGGAGATACCGCACAAGTTACTAGTCCTCTCGTTGTAAAGGTGcgtgttattttttttctggttACCTCGTCTAACCTCTCTCCAGGCAATTATCAAATTTGCTACCGACTCTTATGTTGGCCATCGAACCGGGGCAGACAATATTCCTGGAATTGGTGTGGGCATTGGCCTAACATTTACCCTTTTTGCCATGCAAATTATAGTATCACTATGCACCCACCACTTTTTCTATCGCAGCACGTCTACTGGCGTTTTACTTCGTGGGGGGTTGATTACTGCCATCTATGACCGTTCCCTCAGATTAACATCCCGAGCTCGATCTACATTGACTAACGGGAAACTTGTCAACCACATTTCTACGGACGTATCGCGCATCGATTTCTGCGCAGGTTTCTTCCATATGGTACGTACTGAATTAAGCAactttctttgttctggataCTCACGTTCTATGTAGTCATGGACGGCGCCAATTCAGATGATTATCTGTTTAATCCTTCTCCTCATCAACTTAGGACCTTCCGCTCTCGCCGGTTTCGCATTTTTTGTTCTTGGAACACCTGTTCAAACATTCGTCATGAAAAAACTATTTGCCTTGCGACGAAAGAGTATGGAATGGACCGACAAGCGGGCAAAATTACTTCAGGAACTTTTGGGGGGCATGAAAGTGATCAAATTCTTTGCATGGGAAATCCCATTCCTTGCACGAATTACACAATATCGCAGGAATGAGATGGCGTAAGTTCGGTTTTCGGAAATCCTTTGCACTCATGCTTAACTGTTTGATCTAGATATATCCGCACACTGCTCGTCATTCGTTCTGCCAATAACGCAGTAGCGATGAGCATGCCCGTCCTCGCGTCCGTTATTGCCTTTATCACTTATTCTGCCACTGGACACACTTTGGAGCCTGGAGTTATCTTCACTTCATTGTCTCTGTTTAATCTACTTCGGCTTCCTCTCATGTTTTTGCGTAAGTTTATCTGCTTTGTCGGCGTAACATTCCCCTCACATCGTTTTAGCTGTCTCCTTCAGTTCTATCGCCGACGCTCAAAATGCCATTGGTCGACTGTACGGTGTTTTCGAAGCGGAACTGCTTGAAAAGACACATACAGTCGATCCTTCAATTGAGAATGCACTGGAAGtaaaagcagcatcattcaCTTGGGATGCTCCGCCTCCGGATGAGGgtgaaaagaaagggaaaaaatcTAGCGGTTTGATGAAGTCTTCGAAAACgaaagccaaagccaaagcctATGAAAAGAAGCGCGCCGCCGACATGGAGGAAAAGGCTAACGGTGAAGAAGAGAGAATATTCAAGATGAACAATATTTCTTTGAGCATTCCACGAGGCCAGTTAGTGGCTATTGTAGGCCCTGTGGGTAGCGGGAAAACAAGTTTACTGCAAGGATTAATTGGGGAGATGCGAAAAACATCTGGTGATATCGTTTTTGGTGGAAGTGTCGGTTACTGCCCACAGAGTGCGTGGATTCAGGTACGCCCTCGGTTTAAACTTTTGAATCCGGACAACTCATCAACGTATTGATACTACTTGCAGAATGCCACTATTCGCGAAAATATATGTTTTGGGAGGCcctttgaagaagaaagataTTGGAATGCTGTCCGAGATTCATGCTTAGGACCCGATCTTGAAATGTTGCCGCACGGAGATTTGACCGAAGTTGGAGAAAAGGGCATTTCTCTTTCCGGTGGTCAAAAGCAGAGAATCAATATATGCAGAGCAATCTACTGTGACACCGAAATACAAATATTCGATGTGCGTTGTTCTTTATTCCTACTTACGCGAATTTTTGACGAGCAATCGACAGGACCCCCTATCCGCACTCGATGCACATGTAGGCAAAGCTGTTTTCCAAAACGTCCTGCAGAACAGCCTTTCTGAAAAGACACGCATCCTCGTTACACATGCCTTGCATTTCTTGCCTCAAGTGGACTACGTTTATGTTATTGCCGACGGGACCATTGCTGAACAAGGCACTTATGCGGAGCTCATTGCACGCAAGGGCGCATTCTCTGCTTTTATTGCCGAATTTGGCGCGgccgaagaagacgaagaaaaagagcaggaagatgaagaggttgcCATTGATGAAGCTTCATCAGCTTCAACCAAGGTCAAGGAAGGCGCAGCTAAAtcgaagaaggaaaaggagggaTTGGACAAGGTCAAATCGTCCGTTGGCGGTGCTGCCCTGATGCAGacagaagaaagaaatactGGTGCAATTTCTTGGGACATATACAAGGATTATATGAAAGCTGGTCGCGGGTCTGTGGTGGTGCCGTCACTTTTGTTATCGTTGGCCCTCTTACAGGGTGCAACGGTGATGTCATCTTATTGGTAAGGAAATAATGCCTGACGCTTATATGCACTGTTTATTTACCGAATCATATAGGCTGGTTTGGTGGCAAGAGAAGTAAGTATTCTTGCACTTGCAAGCCGTTCTTTAGCTTATAGCATTACAGCACATTTGAACGTTCCCAGGGTTTCTACGTACGTCGATGTATTTTTTCCGTTGGTTTTCATGTTAACGTCTCTAAATATTAGATGGGTTTATATGCAATGCTTGGAGTAGCCCAGGCTATATTCTCATTTACCATGGGAGCGACGTTTGCTTTGCTAACATTTTTTGCATCACAATCGCTTCATAAGGTACGCTGTTTTTCGTGTCAATTTGTATACCTGACCAATGCCGTGTTGTAGCAAGCTATAAAACGAGTCATGCACGCCccaatgtcattttttgaaACAACTGTAAGTTGTTTATCGCGTAACCTTTCATCTATCTAATTATCCATCTATTAGCCCCTTGGTCGAATTATGAATCGCTTTTCTAAGGATATCGACACAATCGACAACTTGCTGGGAGGTTAGTACAATTTTTATATACGAGGCAATGTTTGATGATATGCGTGATTGTAGATGCTCTTCGTATGTTCATGGCGACATTCTCCGCTATCATAGGCGCTATCATCTTGATTTCCGTTGTGCTCCCATGGTTTTTGATCGGTGTTTTCGCTATCTGTCTTGGATATGTTTATGCTGCCGCTTTTTATCGTGCAAGCGCACGCGAATTGAAGGTTCGTGGCCATCTTCCGTAGTTCGAGTTCGTCATTAATTGGAGTTATCTTTCCAGCGACTTGGTGAGAACTTTTTTTCGGCTCCAAAACATCGTGAAGGTCGAACTGATGTTTTCTTTACGAAGATGCTGTATTGAGGTCTTCACTCTATTCACATTTTTCGGAAAGTCTTTCTGGTTTGGCGACCATTCGTGCATACGGAGAGGCAGATCGTTTCCGATCTGACAATGAAAAACGAGTTGACGTCGAGAACAGAGCATATTGGCTCACTGTCACCAACCAGGTATTTCAGGTGTTaaaacatttttaattttattACTAAAATCAAGTGTACAGCGTTGGCTCGGAGTCAGACTGGACCTTCTAGGAGCGTCTTTGACTTTTATTGTCGCAATACTCACCGTGGGCACACGGTTCAGTATTTCACCTTCTCAGACCGGTTTGGTTCTGTCTTACATTTTAAGTGTCCAACAAGCGTGAGTTATGTCTGGACCCGCTTGATTCGGATCGAGCTTTCACTGACATGGCGATTTTTTTAAATATCAAGTTTCGGTTGGATGGTTCGACAAAGTGCTGAAGTGGAAAACGACATGAACTCGGTAGAGCGCATAGTTTATTATGCCCATGGCGTCGAGCAAGAAGCTCCCCATGATATTCCTGACAAGAAGCCCCCTCCGTCTTGGCCTGCAGAGGGACGACTCGTGCTTAAGGATGTCGTGTTGAGCTATAGACCAGAGCTCCCTGCTGTGCTTAAAGGCATCTCAATGAATGTGGCGGCTGGAGAGAAAATCGGCATTGTGGGAAGGTAAATGGGAAAATGCTGTAGGGGGTATATGCGACTGaccaaaaccaaattttTATTTAGGACTGGCGCGGGAAAGAGTTCTATCATGACTGGTGAGCCCGAGTTGTGTGAATAATGCCGAGGGAggcttgatgatgatgatcccCAATAGCTCTTTACCGCATTGTCGAACTTACGTCCGGTTCGGTTGTTCTGGACGATATTGATGTTTCCACCATTGGTTTGGCTGATTTGAGGAAGGGCCTCGCCATTATTCCCCAGGACCCGGTAAGCTTGTTCATCGAATCGATTCTTAGCTCAGAAATTAATGCGTTTATCTAGCTTCTCTGTAAGGCATTTCCCCCTATATCGGACACATTTATGTCGAGATGTTGATTCATCCGTTTGCACAGTCTCCGGAACACTGAGATCGAACCTCGACCCATTCAATCTGCATGATGACGCCACACTCTGGGACGCGCTAAAACGAGCACACCTCGTCGAGTCTTCTGCCGCGAAACAACGCAACTCGACGACCGAGGACGAAACGCCTGGCAGTGGCACGCAGACGCCCGTGAACCGGTTCAGTCTCGACACGGTGATCGAAGACGAAGGTGGTAATCTCTCCGTGGGCCAGGTGTGTAAACCAAGCCATGATATATGATGGATGTGGACGCGCGAACGCGCGCGGTTCCTGACCTGGTTTTGTCcccccttttcttttttgcttcttttgAATTTGCTCTGTTAAAGCGGTCGCTCGTGTCGCTGGCTCGCGCGCTTGTCAAGAACGCCAAAGTGATCATATTAGACGAGGCGACAGGTATTTGAAGCCCTTGTCAACTTCCAACCTCTGTGCGGTTGTGCTGATTCTGGTCCTAGCCTCCGTGGACTACGAGACCGATCGCAAAATCCAAGATACCATTGCATACGAATTCAAAGACCGGACGATTCTGTGCATAGCTCgtgagttttttcttttttcggtTTTCGGGTCAAGGATGGAGCTCCTTCCAAGCCCGTTTAATCCATTCATTCAATCgtttttgattttcttctgTTTCCCATCACCTGATCCATGACGCTTACTGTTTTGTGTTTCTGCCTCTTTCCTTCCATGAAAAACAGACCGGTTACGCACTATCATAGCGTACGACCGTATATGCGTGCTTGACGCCGGACAGATTGCCGTGAGTTGCCTCCCACCACGAATCCGTGTGAAAATGCATCTaacgtttttttttgccacttcttgaaaaaaaacaaaaaaacgaCAAATAGGAATTCGATACCCCTGCGAATCTGTATGAAAAACCGGACGGCATATTCCGCGGGATGTGCGAGCGCTCTTCGATCACGATAGACGATATCAAGTTGGCGTCCAAGGCGCTGCACGCTGACGACGTGGACGAAAATTAGAAGAAActgacttttttttattctttcgATGCTGAACAATGCAGCTCTTCTGCAATTGTACCGCGACGAGATCTGACATGATCTGACATGATTTTGATTTGGATATGTTATgttatgatatgatatggaCGAATGTAGTTAATGCGCTTCCTATCTTCACATCTACACTTTTCTCtccatgttttttttttgtttgtttgtcaCCAGACTGTAGCTTTGGGATTTCATGTACTTACATAGAATGCGAGAGCGCCCGGGCTTGTGCGTCGCGTAGACGGGTAGAAAGGGGGGTATACATGTACATTTTCATTGTACAGTTGTACATTTTAGTGTACAAGGAAGGGGagttgtcgttgtcgttgtcgttgttgttgttgttgaggaggagaggggCAATGTGTAAAGAAAAATGATGCTTGGATTGATTGATGGATGGGTGGATGGGATGGTTTGCATCCCAATGATAATGATATTAGATGCGAGCaacattgaaaaaaaagaaaagaaaggaaaggaaaagaaaagaaagaaaggaaaagaaaaagaaaaagtgtGTAGTGCAAGGAAGAATTCAAGTGGTGTTGtgttgaaagaaaaagtgtAAAGGGAGAAcaatgaaaattgaaaaagtgaagaaaaaagaacacaaaattTGTTTAGAAAGTGAAAAACGGGCAAAactgaagaaaaaagaaatgaaaaaaagacacacaaaaagaaaaagaaaaagaaatgaaaaagaaaaagaaaaactgTTCGTACACTAGCCCTAAACAACAAGTACTAAGGCTACATGAATGTCAGCCAGCCAGCCAGTCAAAATCAgtcaaatcaaaatcaaatcaaatgGGTCGCATCGGGATTGGGGTCTGGTCTCGTCGGTTGGGGTCATCACTGGGCGTCATGAGAAAGGTGTATCTGTGTATCTGTGCATGTATGGTGCGTATGAATGTGAggggaaggaaaggaaaggtcGTAATACAATCGAAGGAAAATCAAGCGGGACATGATCAAGGGATGGGCGATGGGCGATGGTTGGGTGGTTGGGTGGATGGGTGCGGATTCGGGTACGGGTACGAGGTGAGGTACGGGGCGGTGCGGTGCGGTGTGTTGATGTGATATACAAAcgaacaaacaaacaaactgTGTGTGCTGTGTGGTGTTAAAGGTGCATGTATGTAACACTTGTGCATGTAAGCGAGAGAGAGGCAAAcggacagacagacagacagagAGGGAGACTGAGTGAAAAGAGACGGAAAGATGGGACGATGGAAGACGGAGAGTTAAAAGACAGACAGGACAGAAGAGAACAGAACAGACAGATAGAAATAACGGAAAGATATAACGGTGATTAAGAATTTCTCAATCCGTTAAAAACATTTTTCTGAGGTATTCCGTAGCGGCCTGCTTGAGATTCGCCTCTGCATTCGGGTTATTTATCAACTCCTACACAgcacacacaaaaaaatatcagaTCAACAACACACTCAACAGCATAAAAAAGCATCACAAGATGAAAgaacgaaagaaaaaagaaagaaagaaaagacacATACAATCGCTTTCTCCGTCTTATTCTTATTCACCGCAGACTTATCCTGCTCCTTCTTGGCATTAAGCTCGCTGACCTCGCGCGCCTCGCGCCGGCGTATATACTCGAGCTTCTCCTGCGCGAGCTTGGTCTGCAGCGTCAGCAGATTGAGGCAGCTCGAGATGAGGTCCTGTGTGATCGCCACGTTCATGAGCGAGGCCGGGTCGCCCGTGAGGATCGGTGTgggctggggctggggctggggcGCGTGCGCTTGTTGTTGCGCTTGCTGCTGgacttgttgttgttgttgacgctgttgttggtgttgcgattgctgctgctgctgctgttgttgctgctgttgttgctggtgcgATTGCGGGGGCTGTTGGTGCTGGGGTTGGGGCGGCTGATGTTGTTGGGgttgatgctgatgctgctgctgttgttgtggatgctgctgctgcggttGCGTATGCGATGGACCAGGCCGCAGACCAACAGACGGCGTCTGCGCcagaggcggcggcggctgAGGCGGATTATCACGCAAATCTCTAGGGTTGATATACAcatgctgttgttgctgttgctgttgctgctgctgctggcggTCGTGCGCCAACCCATTCATACCATTCATATGGGACGACGGATCGCCAAAGTCGATCTGCTGCTCATCGTCGTCCTGCTCGTCTCCACCCACCATACTGTTATTACCCACGCCCGAGTTCCTTCCCTGCACCGGCCGCGTCGTCGCCGGATCGCCATGCCACCTTATACCCAGATTGTTTGAACATGCCACAAGAGATGGACGGGATGAATGCAAGGCACCACTCACCGCTGATAAAAGAGGTCGTACCAGCCGACGCGATGCCAGTGGTCGATGGTGCGCGCGGTGATATTGCCGACGTCGCTGCCCGACTTGCGGGCGATCTGCAAACGCCGCTCGTACTCCCGCAGCCTGTCGGCCTCGCCCATCTGCGCGAGATTCGCCTGCCCGGGCCCCGCTGACACATGCGCGGTCTCAAATGCGTATATCTGCTTGAACAAGTTGAAGTTGCGCTCATAGCAGCCTTTCAATGCCTGGTACGTCTTTTTCCCGCCAAAAACCTCTGCTGCGCACTgttaaaagaaaaaaaaaattccgGTGAATTAGCGGACAAAGACGataggaaagaaaaagagacgGTACATCTCGCAGACACGAATTTTTTGTGGCACGGAGTGCATTCCAGTGGTCTTCGTGGCCCATGCCCATGAGCCAGGTGAAGAGCTTTGATTTTTCATCGTCAGTCCAGTGCTTTGCGCCCTGGCCGGCACCCTCGAGATCGTACATGTCCGAGTCGTCTGCGGGGCCGGTCTCGCGCCTGCGCTTGAGGGCGGCGGGAGCGAGGGCGGGGTCGACGTGCTTGCGCTTCATGGCGGGGGATGTAGCGGCGGGACCCTGCTGAACGGAAAAAGCGAGCGGGGGGTGGTTTGAGGCCGTGGGAGCATGAGAAGCGGCCTGCTGAGCGAGGGTGGGCGGGGAAGTAGATGGGTTGCGATAGTCGGCGGGGCGGGAGTAGGAGTTGGCGGGGAGATGGTTGCCCAGCGCCTGGCCGAGCGCGTTCTGGTGGAAAGAGGACTGGTGGTGGTCAGTAGAGTGGGAGAAGGGGAGAAAGAATGAGATGGACGCACGTTGGAGTCGAGGTTGGGGTCTCGCCTGTCCTGAATGGGAAGGTGGCCGTGGCCGTACTGCATGGCGGAGTCGCTAGACCATCGTGTTCAGTGAGTGTCAGACGCTCGCTCGCCCGCCGCACTCACCTTTGGTCCATGCAAATTGAGCCACTTGCAATTGGATCGATCCAACTTGGCTCATCCTGGCTCATACTGGCTCGCATCACCTTTGATTACTAATATCCCCTATCTACTTATCTACACATATATATTTATTAATTAACTGCCACATACTCCCCGTCGTCCTCCTCGTACTCTCCGTCTGCATCCTCGTCGTGGCAGTCGTCCAGGTCCATCAGCTCAGCTCCCAGCGTAGACCGCAGATCTGACTCGGCGTGCACTGCCCCGTGGTATCCCTTGTACTCCATTGAACCCATGAACACGCTCGTCATCGGTGTCAATCCCTCCTCCGATTTCACaaccctctcctcctccactgTGCCCCCGTCTACAGGCGTTGCCGTTGAAGGCGGAGTTATCAGCGGCGGAGGTTGAATTTcctccaccgccgccgccccgTTCACCTTGAGCGGCGGCGCCGCCAAGTCCACCACCATGCTCGtctcctctccttctgctCCATTCAGGGGTTCCTTCAcgaccaccacctcctccggcACAGGCGATTCCTCCACCTCGGGCGACGACTCGATCCTCCGCCGTTTCCGTCCCACTGCACCCCGCGGCGTAGTCACCACCAGCGGCCGTTTATTCTCGCTTTGCACCTCTCCACGCCCCGACCGCAGCGTGCGCGTCGGCGTCTGCTGCACAGGTTGCTCCTCCTGCATCggcatcttcatctcctcctccttgctGCTACCattcgccgccgccgccttcTTTGCatgaccaccaccaccaccacccttCAACCGCGTCGCCctcgtcgatgtcgatgcccCCACAGTCGATTTCGCAGGCGACGGGATGTTCAGATGGCTCGACCGCGTCCGCAGGCTTCTGGACGGCGTCTGCGCAGGCGGACTCGACGGCAACGACACAGCGCGCGTCATCCTCGGCGGCGGTCGCTCTTGCCCCTTCACAGGCGATCTGTTCCCAGACCGCGTTCGCGCCCTCGTTTCAAccgcatcatcatcaacctcatcatcaacattcATCGACTGATCTTCCACCTGTCCATCAGGCTCGACAGCAGGTGAACGCGATGGCTGCCGCGAATCATCTGTCGCGCTCGTCGTCGCACCATTGATTTCCACAACCGGGTCTGGGTCGGGGTCTGGAGGCGGCGCTGCGGGAACCGACACAGGCGTCGCAGGCGTCTCGGGCTCATGCACCATCGGCGGCGGAGGCACAACCACactctgctgctgctgctgctgctccttCGTCGCTCCATCCTCCACACCCGCACTCACAGCCGGGATCTGCTCCCCAACCACCGCTGCCTCCGTCCGCGCCACAATATACGGCGTCCACTGCAGCTTCTCCGGCTTGAGCGCCAAATACCCCTTCGCCTCCCATTTCCGCAGGTACGCGTCCACTTTTTCACGGTCCCAGCGTATCTCGTAGTGTTTCGGCGGCACAAACGCGCCTTTACCGCTCCCGTCCCCCGCGCCCGCGCCACCGCCGTCTCGGTCCTTATCCTGCGCCGACCCGCTGTGCCCGTTCGGTGTGGCAGAGTGCGACTGGAGCCGCTGCAGCTGTTTGCGCGGCAGCCCGTTTTTGCGGCCTTTGGGGAACTTGATGCTTTGTCCCGGGGACGGCCGGATGGGCGGCGGCGTAGCCTCGCGGATGTAGATCATGTTGAGCTGCACGAGCGTGTTGCACACGTCTTCGATCGTCATCGATGTCGCCGAGCTGATGTCTGCCattgaaaaaagaaacaaaaaaattgCTCAGTTAGATAAATAGCCTTTATCGTTGTTGTTAATGTTTAATTGTTACCTTCTAAACGGATGTTATCAGGCGCCTTTTCAAGAAATCGGTTGATAGCAAGAGTCCAATAATTTTTGTAGCCCAATGCGCCCAAACTAGAAAGTGGTTTCTCAGGCGAGCCCAATCGCTGCTCGACCTTTGACAATAAGTAACCTTCAAGAAATAAAACCATAAGCTATCACCGAACCAAATAAGCACAGTAAACAACACGTACTAAAATCCATAAGCAAATTCCCCCATCCCTGGCGCTGTCGTACAGGGAGTGTCATGATACAGCTCAAATTGTAGTCCTTGGGGCACCGCTTCTCCTTGCTAAAGTACCCTACAAAATGTCCGCCAAGATCGTCCATCTGCGTGATCACATAAAAGAGGAACGGCTCGACGTCGTAGAAGAGCGATTTGTGGTCGAGGAACATCTTGGAGAGCAGGCAGAGGTTCTGGCAGTATATCTGTGCGAATGTAAtatgtgtttttttggtaT
Coding sequences within it:
- a CDS encoding Multidrug resistance protein fer6, producing MSKSTSPSLNSDKESGDSSEGAKKHQQESPDVLRHNRSWWQRVPFTSTKTPPPPLKSLDDAPLLPEATANFLSNITFTWITPLLSLGYARPLEATDLYKLQPDRGAAHIAHLITESFDRRTQKANDYNTKLANGEIGPGIKGIWWSIQGKRQEKEAEWRQKTGKKKASLVWALNDSVMWWFWSAGLLKVVGDTAQVTSPLVVKAIIKFATDSYVGHRTGADNIPGIGVGIGLTFTLFAMQIIVSLCTHHFFYRSTSTGVLLRGGLITAIYDRSLRLTSRARSTLTNGKLVNHISTDVSRIDFCAGFFHMSWTAPIQMIICLILLLINLGPSALAGFAFFVLGTPVQTFVMKKLFALRRKSMEWTDKRAKLLQELLGGMKVIKFFAWEIPFLARITQYRRNEMAYIRTLLVIRSANNAVAMSMPVLASVIAFITYSATGHTLEPGVIFTSLSLFNLLRLPLMFLPVSFSSIADAQNAIGRLYGVFEAELLEKTHTVDPSIENALEVKAASFTWDAPPPDEGEKKGKKSSGLMKSSKTKAKAKAYEKKRAADMEEKANGEEERIFKMNNISLSIPRGQLVAIVGPVGSGKTSLLQGLIGEMRKTSGDIVFGGSVGYCPQSAWIQNATIRENICFGRPFEEERYWNAVRDSCLGPDLEMLPHGDLTEVGEKGISLSGGQKQRINICRAIYCDTEIQIFDDPLSALDAHVGKAVFQNVLQNSLSEKTRILVTHALHFLPQVDYVYVIADGTIAEQGTYAELIARKGAFSAFIAEFGAAEEDEEKEQEDEEVAIDEASSASTKVKEGAAKSKKEKEGLDKVKSSVGGAALMQTEERNTGAISWDIYKDYMKAGRGSVVVPSLLLSLALLQGATVMSSYWLVWWQENTFERSQGFYMGLYAMLGVAQAIFSFTMGATFALLTFFASQSLHKQAIKRVMHAPMSFFETTPLGRIMNRFSKDIDTIDNLLGDALRMFMATFSAIIGAIILISVVLPWFLIGVFAICLGYVYAAAFYRASARELKVRDAVLRSSLYSHFSESLSGLATIRAYGEADRFRSDNEKRVDVENRAYWLTVTNQRWLGVRLDLLGASLTFIVAILTVGTRFSISPSQTGLVLSYILSVQQAFGWMVRQSAEVENDMNSVERIVYYAHGVEQEAPHDIPDKKPPPSWPAEGRLVLKDVVLSYRPELPAVLKGISMNVAAGEKIGIVGRTGAGKSSIMTALYRIVELTSGSVVLDDIDVSTIGLADLRKGLAIIPQDPLLFSGTLRSNLDPFNLHDDATLWDALKRAHLVESSAAKQRNSTTEDETPGSGTQTPVNRFSLDTVIEDEGGNLSVGQRSLVSLARALVKNAKVIILDEATASVDYETDRKIQDTIAYEFKDRTILCIAHRLRTIIAYDRICVLDAGQIAEFDTPANLYEKPDGIFRGMCERSSITIDDIKLASKALHADDVDEN
- a CDS encoding Histone acetyltransferase KAT7, yielding MRGLAFPPNTPADREPSYEYGTPISNVDDIPIDPALGGAPIDPALMPDEQHTSAVPEMPPAMVSPTRRVVHPQSTQPFLLPSKTEATNQLAPHEPPLSDDYQIRQYSQGPQGDPFAPQIPTPFFPALEQTQQPTPPPKPKRKRKVFKEEECSFCQGSDAKNKRGEGEQMLTCHECGRSGWHMDCMVPPLENPPEGEWHCPQCPPVIAIEQPQLIPPQEEGEQPTIPSAREPSVASTSRSALEPQPTPTKPKRIRKPSTRKKTKTAKAAASEASDEDEDEAQVPESATPTAYRGRGRPPKGTVRAKARAPTASSEEEIEVPSARPHRRKRPRESSPPPAMSTSSRVVRLRIPPQRGKGKGREEEEPERGLFDDILGVEERDTSKTTPTNVDKAYFERSRIAAEVKTAPPPPPTASSSRTGLDGETSTPSHGRPLRSSTLQRHTTPKLLDFANSPGPSTPGAHTPLPKLEPGVLRIRSIRFGPYDIKTWYDAPFPEEYASIPDGRLWICEFCLKYMKGQSMAIRHQIYCQNLCLLSKMFLDHKSLFYDVEPFLFYVITQMDDLGGHFVGYFSKEKRCPKDYNLSCIMTLPVRQRQGWGNLLMDFSYLLSKVEQRLGSPEKPLSSLGALGYKNYWTLAINRFLEKAPDNIRLEDISSATSMTIEDVCNTLVQLNMIYIREATPPPIRPSPGQSIKFPKGRKNGLPRKQLQRLQSHSATPNGHSGSAQDKDRDGGGAGAGDGSGKGAFVPPKHYEIRWDREKVDAYLRKWEAKGYLALKPEKLQWTPYIVARTEAAVVGEQIPAVSAGVEDGATKEQQQQQQSVVVPPPPMVHEPETPATPVSVPAAPPPDPDPDPVVEINGATTSATDDSRQPSRSPAVEPDGQVEDQSMNVDDEVDDDAVETRARTRSGNRSPVKGQERPPPRMTRAVSLPSSPPAQTPSRSLRTRSSHLNIPSPAKSTVGASTSTRATRLKGGGGGGHAKKAAAANGSSKEEEMKMPMQEEQPVQQTPTRTLRSGRGEVQSENKRPLVVTTPRGAVGRKRRRIESSPEVEESPVPEEVVVVKEPLNGAEGEETSMVVDLAAPPLKVNGAAAVEEIQPPPLITPPSTATPVDGGTVEEERVVKSEEGLTPMTSVFMGSMEYKGYHGAVHAESDLRSTLGAELMDLDDCHDEDADGEYEEDDGEYVAVN